A single window of Labrus mixtus chromosome 23, fLabMix1.1, whole genome shotgun sequence DNA harbors:
- the lpcat4 gene encoding lysophospholipid acyltransferase LPCAT4, whose translation MEKLDGHYATNEFRHPFYHEVKMTQAQKIRGIVLGTILFPLRLILAAVLFLLMWPVARLRVAGLSEEERSRPIKGWRRWFFHPIILSLSRAVFLCLGFPWVKVKGRRADLKEAPVLVVAPHSTFLDMLVLCPTQLATVVSRSENTSLPVIGALLGFNQSVIVSRNDPESRKKAVAELSDRLTSDGYWPQMLIFPEGTTTNGRALIKFKPGAFLVGVPVQPVLLRYPNKLDTVRWTHKGTAWYEALWHTTSQFYTNMTIEFLPVYTPSEEEKSDPGLYADNVQKLMAKALGIPATQYLMDYGVPVSKLGGLSLPLDSPARDTLSLLHEHGLGAQEMEAALERMIDRCQTGAEGSKVSTEELSSILGLTDKQAAVDIWRFYSKEKSVNLRWIYFSVSALSGFMSFESLLHKAFTLFDREGRGSLSAEELSDLMGALLGHTQHHTAELYTQASHDGQLTEEHLLQALTTHPTYQRLVNEYLLPVEAGSQPANEKAVNNNGKMHNSNGSVDYNKKFE comes from the exons ATGGAGAAGCTCGACGGTCACTACGCAACGAACGAGTTTCGACATCCGTTCTACCACGAAGTGAAGATGACCCAGGCGCAGAAGATCAGG GGCATCGTCTTGGGCACCATCCTCTTCCCTCTTCGCCTCATCCTGGCCGCCGTCCTGTTCCTCCTCATGTGGCCCGTAGCCCGGCTGCGCGTCGCCGGCCTGTCCGAGGAGGAGCGCTCTCGTCCCATAAAGGGCTGGCGCCGCTGGTTCTTCCACCCGATCATCCTGTCTCTAAGCCGAGCCGTCTTCCTCTGCCTGGGCTTCCCCTGGGTCAAAGTGAAAGGGCGCCGGGCGGACCTGAAGGAGGCGCCGGTGCTGGTGGTGGCCCCGCACAGCACCTTCCTGGACATGCTGGTTCTGTGTCCCACCCAGCTGGCCACGGTGGTGTCACGGTCGGAGAACACCAGCCTGCCGGTCATAGGAG CGCTGCTGGGGTTCAACCAGTCGGTGATTGTGAGCAGAAATGACCCCGAGTCGAGGAAAAAGGCGGTGGCCGAGCTCTCGGACAGGCTGACCTCTGACGGCTACTGGCCTCAG ATGCTGATTTTTCCTGAAGGAACCACGACTAACGGCAGAGCCCTCATCAAATTCAAACCCG GTGCCTTCCTCGTCGGAGTCCCGGTCCAACCTGTTCTGTTACGTTACCCCAACAAGCTG GATACCGTACGCTGGACACACAAAGGAACGGCCTG GTACGAGGCTCTGTGGCACACGACTTCTCAGTTCTACACCAACATGACCATCGAG TTTCTGCCCGTTTACACGCCGTCCGAGGAGGAGAAGAGTGACCCCGGCCTGTACGCTGACAACGTTCAGAAACTCATGGCCAA GGCTCTGGGAATCCCAGCTACACAGTATTTGATGGATTACGGCGTTCCCGTCAGTAAACTGGGCGGTCTCTCTCTGCCGCTGGACTCGCCCGCCAGGGACACTCTCTCGCTGCTGCACGAGCACGG tctgGGAGCACAGGAAATGGAGGCAGCGCTGGAgagaatgattgacaggtgtcagaCTGGAGCtgaggggtcaaaggtcagcacAGAGGAGCTCTCCTCTATCCTCGGTCTGACGGACAAACAGGCAGCGGTCGACATCTGGCGTTTCTACTCCAAG gaGAAAAGTGTGAACCTCAGATGGATCTATTTTAGCGTTTCTGCTCTGTCAGGATTCATGAGCTTCGAGTCGCTGCTTCATAAAGCTTTTACT ctgttTGACAGAGAGGGCAGAGGCAGCCTGAGTGCAGAGGAGCTGTCAGACCTCATGGGGGCGCTGCTGGGTCATACTCAGCATCACACAGCTGAGCTTTACACTCAAGCCTCCCATGATGGCCAACTTACTGAAG AACACCTGCTACAAGCATTAACAACCCACCCGACCTATCAGAGATTGGTGAACGAGTACTTGCTGCCTGTGGAGGCGGGCTCTCAGCCGGCCAATGAGAAGGCTGTGAACAACAACGGAAAAATGCACAACAGCAACGGATCTGTTGACTACAACAAAAAGTTTgaatga
- the emc4 gene encoding ER membrane protein complex subunit 4, with translation MASPGGQGGGGALSTRGGSGARRMKWALELSLGNTRSRDRQGGQGDVVYPIGYSDKPVPDTSIQETDKNLVEKRCWDVALGPLKQIPMNLFIMYMSGNTISIFPIMMVCMMAWRPIQALMSMSATFKLLESSSQQWLQGLVYLVGNLLGSALAIYKCQSMGLLPTHSSDWLAFIDPPQRMEIMGGGMVL, from the exons ATGGCGTCTCCAGggggacaaggaggaggaggagctctgtCGACGAGAGGAGGCAGCGGGGCAAGGAGGATGAAGTGGGCCCTGGAGCTGAGTCTGGGAAACACCAG gagtCGTGACCGGCAGGGCGGTCAGGGAGACGTCGTGTATCCCATCGGATACTCTGACAAACCCGTCCCCGACACGAGCATCCAGGAGACGGACAAGAACCTGGTGgagaag CGTTGCTGGGACGTGGCCCTCGGGCCCCTGAAGCAGATCCCCATGAACCTGTTCATCATGTACATGTCAGGAAACACCATCTCCATCTTCCCCATCATGATGGTGTGCATGATGGCGTGGAGGCCCATCCAGGCGCTCATGTCCATGTCAGCCA CCTTCAAGCTGTTGGAGAGCTCCAGTCAGCAGTGGCTCCAGGGCCTCGTCTACCTGGTCGGGAACCTGCTGGGCTCGGCGTTGGCCATCTACAAATGTCAATCCATGGGACTGCTGCCGACGCACTCGTCTGATTGGCTGGCCTTCATAGACCCGCCTCAG aggATGGAGATCATGGGTGGAGGGATGGTGCTGTGA
- the si:cabz01101003.1 gene encoding ubiquitin carboxyl-terminal hydrolase CYLD, protein MSGVNEQMKRRRPLKMFLISSDVKVQDQLDGTIRLQRGFLCQEQELRSRGDFLWVKVLDNNVMVKLERKFLHELPPDLSSLLEPVADPEARLKLLNNPEKLRQLASLPVDAPLWVQIGAQDELAEAELKYVGPTTRGSSAVLFGVQLKGSAAGKGSSNGTFRGHRFFSCPEACGLLVPVSLIRLRRWSRSNITDAQDRARERDHHHHQHRSSSGGGGGSNNHPSNGQHHHISSNHPNPPPPHHHHPQQSRHISFRQQRPSSPPQPHIFGILPRTAESAPITAQNQVQVRAPASPPPFHVGQRVCCPLEDNLHGGEVHFCGLLPGRNSSGMYVGVLLDHPVGNWDGFYKGEHLCHIPSPDYGLLVPAAKVSPESKSHRHSPAQHPKSILRPAPPPVSKPGPSSPSASAPKVALMPPDKQALRPPPLPPPKPLNKQLPPPPLPPPKPVSPTMPTEADQPLQTNGEHGPPSSLWTPDSGEAAGEDGEAGQEGELEVGSMVEVNDPPLFGVIRWIGRLGGITESVAGIELDQELSAGTDGSYLGERHFRCPANKGLFVKLRNCRRDSRFPAPETPVNQVERCNSIAFAEWGSERVEDHTPPLEGDEARELYEGWKRGIQGHLNSCYLDATLFSLFSCCSSADWVLFWPSDPEQDQNSRHAQDLLRCEVVNPLRRFGYVCASKTMALRRLLEAENSDKGFTNQEKDPEEFLNTLFQLLRVEPLLKIRSMTQQPQECHLYQLFPPTTLPSSPSSPLPLSPIHSPIPLSSPPSTRMRVATVQALLESSFVHSGLKFVEAPSCLVLLMPRFGKDFKMFDAILPTQSLDITDLLDDTLRQCSICQALAEWECLQCYDDPDITPGHLKQYCHTCNTQVHSHRKRESHSPVKVSIPEGSWSGPLHCTRQRMSLFAVTCIETSHYVSFVKHGPLPTDWLFFDSMADREGGENGFNIPQVRACPEVGRFLSLSEEELSRVDASSLRESARRLLCDAYMCLYHSPALSLYK, encoded by the exons ATGTCAGGGGTCAACGAGCAAATGAAGAGGCGCCGCcccctcaaaatgtttttgatctCGTCCGACGTGAAGGTGCAGGACCAGCTGGACGGTACCATTCGGCTTCAGCGGGGGTTCCTCTGCCAGGAGCAAGAGCTGAGGAGCAGAGGCGACTTTCTTTGGGTCAAG GTGCTGGACAACAATGTGATGGTGAAACTGGAGAGGAAGTTCCTGCATGAACTCCCGCCTGACTTGAGCAGCCTGCTTGAGCCTGTAGCTGATCCTGAAGCCCGCCTCAAACTTCTGA acaATCCTGAGAAGTTGCGGCAGCTGGCTTCCTTGCCTGTCGATGCCCCGCTTTGGGTCCAGATCGGCGCACAGGACGAGCTGGCGGAGGCGGAGCTGAAATACGTCGGGCCGACGACCAGGGGGAGCAGCGCTGTGCTGTTCGGAGTGCAGCTCAAG GGTTCAGCGGCCGGTAAAGGATCGAGTAACGGTACCTTTAGAGGTCATCGTTTCTTCAGCTGCCCTGAAGCGTGCGGCCTCCTCGTCCCAGTCAGCCTCATCAGACTGCGCCGCTGGTCTCGCAGCAACATCACCGACGCACAGGATCGAGCCCGCGAGCgagaccaccaccaccaccaacaccgcagcagcagcggcggcggcggcggcagcaaCAATCACCCCAGCAACGGGCAACACCATCACATCAGCAGCAACCACCcgaaccctcctcctcctcatcatcatcatccgcAGCAGAGTCGTCACATTAGCTTCCGCCAGCAGCGTCCCAGCAGCCCTCCTCAGCCGCACATTTTTGGCATCCTTCCTCGGACCGCAGAGTCCGCCCCCATCACAGCTCAGAACCAGGTCCAAGTCCGAGCTCCTGCCTCACCTCCACCTTTCCATGTAGGTCAGCGCGTGTGTTGCCCCCTGGAGGACAATCTGCACGGCGGGGAGGTGCACTTCTGCGGTCTCCTTCCTGGCCGCAACTCATCAGGGATGTACGTCGGAGTCCTGCTG GACCATCCTGTCGGTAACTGGGATGGATTCTATAAAGGAGAGCACCTCTGCCACATTCCTTCCCCTGACTACGGACTACTTGTGCCAGCCGCCAAGGTTTCCCCGG AGTCTAAATCTCATCGTCACAGTCCGGCCCAACACCCCAAATCCATCCTGAGGCCCGCACCGCCCCCCGTCTCTAAACCCGGCCCTTCATCACCTTCAGCCTCCGCTCCCAAAGTCGCTCTGATGCCCCCCGACAAACAAGCACTGAGACCTCCGCCTCTACCTCCACCCAAACCGCTCAACAAACAacttccccctccccctctgccgCCTCCCAAACCCGTCAGCCCGACGATGCCGACAGAAGCTGACCAGCCGCTGCAGACCAACGGCGAACACGGGCCCCCCTCGTCGTTGTGGACGCCGGACAGCGGCGAGGCAGCGGGGGAGGATGGAGAGGCCGGGCAGGAGGGCGAGCTGGAGGTGGGGTCCATGGTGGAAGTGAACGACCCGCCACTGTTTGGAGTTATTCGCTGGATCGGGAGACTCGGTGGGATCACAGAGTCTGTGGCAGGGATTGAGCTG GATCAGGAGCTCTCTGCGGGAACAGACGGCAGTTACCTCGGTGAGCGTCACTTCCGTTGTCCGGCCAACAAGGGGCTGTTCGTCAAGCTCCGCAACTGTCGGCGGGACTCGAGGTTTCCAGCCCCCgagacacctgtcaatcaagtgGAGCGATGCAACTCCATAG CATTCGCGGAGTGGGGCAGTGAGCGCGTGGAGGATCACACTCCCCCTCTGGAGGGAGATGAGGCCAGAGAGCTGTACGAGGGCTGGAAGAGAGGCATCCAGGGTCACCTCAACTCCTGCTACCTGGATGCGACGCTGTTCAG tctattctcctgctgcagctcggCAGACTGGGTTCTGTTTTGGCCCTCGGACCCTGAACAGGACCAGAACTCCAGGCATGCTCAGGACCTGCTGCGGTGTGAGGTCGTCAACCCCCTGAGAAG GTTCGGCTACGTCTGCGCCAGTAAGACCATGGCCTTAAGACGACTGCTGGAGGCCGAGAACAGCGACAAAGGCTTCACCAACCAGGAGAAAG aTCCTGAAGAGTTCCTCAACACGCTTTTCCAGCTCCTCCGAGTGGAGCCGCTCCTCAAAATCAG ATCGATGACTCAACAGCCTCAGGAGTGTCACCTCTACCAGCTCTTCCCGCCCACCACActtccctcctcaccctcctcaccTTTGCCTCTCTCCCCCATTCACTCGCCCATCCCTCTGTCCTCGCCACCCTCCACTCGGATGAGGGTCGCCACCGTCCAGGCGCTGCTGGAGTCCTCTTTCGTCCACTCCGGCCTCAAGTTTGTCGAG GCTCCATCCTGCCTCGTTCTGCTCATGCCCAGGTTTGGAAAGGACTTCAAAATGTTCGACGCCATTTTGCCGACTCAGAGCCTGGACATCACAGACCTGCTTGACGACA CTCTGAGACAGTGCAGTATCTGTCAGGCTTTAGCGGAGTGGGAGTGTCTCCAGTGTTATGACGACCCTGACATCACCCCCGGTCATCTAAAACAGTACTGCCACACCTgcaacacacag GTCCACAGCCACAGGAAGCGGGAGTCCCACAGCCCCGTGAAGGTTTCTATTCCTGAGGGATCGTGGTCCGGCCCCCTGCACTGCACCCGTCAGCGGATGTCTCTGTTCGCCGTGACGTGCATCGAGACGAGCCACTACGTCAGCTTCGTCAAACACGGGCCCCTCCCCACCGATTGGCTGTTCTTCGACAGCATGGCGGACCGGGAAG GTGGAGAGAACGGCTTCAACATCCCCCAGGTGAGGGCGTGTCCCGAGGTGGGACGCTTCCTCAGCCtatcagaggaggagctgagcagAGTGGACGCCTCGTCATTACGGGAGTCCGCCCGCCGCCTCCTCTGTGACGCGTACATGTGTTTGTATCACAGCCCGGCTCTCAGCCTGTACAAGTGA
- the LOC132958285 gene encoding adenylate cyclase type 2-like: MPDQLQDSQEKGGPGEEAPPVPLVPDVRVASKGDNFLHTKDGLKQPAQESDISKVGLEESQISVVVGVAKTAQAPEPLKANSLSKGAVTPHEDRLQTHNSNSDSDYSVTKSSPGYVNAGFIPDLCDVELSELDRSSLEKTNHISPLNFSEPTSDKSTKISPAEDGGEAKADWTDEPKGEKSLSEASSDAYHPRDSIDVRWDEDDEDRRSTQSGRSVKEGVCCCCQAFNRGCLRCVEETPAMLSGLVLSLAFCVALIVLIPTTRKNIAVHVGALSVLCVVLCLSAILLVCLPWLATVRRCGGALALFVWGTLYITAIVFIFTGGPVTAWEQVAFFLFLSLSVYTVLPLSMAWALMFGIGTSVSHIIIISVYVPVTKPETPDLAVQLIANALLFVCVNCVGIFHLWVTERDLRVSNQKREEFSVIRSRKEVRKYQQEQLLLSVLPRYIAMELKTEVVNRLTKPTGNNKKNESNFNNFHSLYIRKHKDVSILYADIVGFTKLASSCTPEELVAVLNKLFGRFDDIAKKNGCLRIKILGDCYYCVSGLPDPIPTHAKNCVQMGLDMCTAISKLREATGVEISMRVGVHTGNVLCGVIGLQKWQYDVWSHDVTLANHMESGGLPERVHITEETLQHLNGAYQVEQGDGGSRDPLLKGRNTYLVLDPHKARRISRRPKSVNTLASGEPRQRASVRMSQYLQSWRTIHPFADLSNPEATPSKKRKLPRSITDVMKQSHPSAERPSFQSNLSGLDVDSGVVGTLDTVDNKRRRLKKLNCFTLLFNDLSLERQFRVSEVTGLHHSMSCIALIFVTLFAVQMLVSKNNFEMAVSYGVTFPVLVLLLSIAFTGYLEKWRSKMPVGVQWISGLSRGVSRRVVLRLFVVALLVLMTLLMAFLNLVFLPGNNCTAIVNRTELEDLKLYTVPYYLYCCLLAMLGVIVFIRTCMSVKTLLLTLAVVVYLALFLHVYAPRSYCLIDLLYPDNGTRPGVLKDPQIMSGVWLVIFYIVCLILARQDELSCRVDFLLERCFVAEREEMETMENVNKLLLQNVLPLHVASVFLGKTIRNQDLYSQSYSCVCVMFASVPEFKEFYSESSANRDGLECLRLLNEIISDFDELLSKPKFCSVEKIKTIGSTYMAATGLTQSPQWDETKKVEVSYSHVRSMLEFAISLMGRLELINTHSFNSFKLRIGINHGPVIAGVIGANKPQYDIWGNSVNVASRMDSTGVLDKIQVTEETAQMVESVGYNVTLRGVVHVKGKGDLTTYFVNTEQSSPQF, from the exons ATGCCAGACCAGTTGCAGGATTCTCAGGAGAAGGGGGGGCCTGGAGAAGAAGCACCGCCGGTTCCTTTGGTGCCGGACGTTCGGGTCGCTTCCAAGGGCGATAACTTCCTTCACACAAAAGACGGCTTGAAACAACCTGCACAAGAAAGTGATATTTCAAAAGTAGGACTTGAGGAATCCCAGATCTCTGTGGTGGTTGGTGTGGCGAAAACGGCGCAGGCTCCTGAACCTCTGAAGGCAAATTCTTTGTCAAAGGGCGCCGTGACCCCACATGAAGATCGGCTACAAACGCACAACAGCAACAGTGACTCTGACTACAGCGTCACTAAATCCAGCCCTGGATATGTTAACGCCGGCTTCATCCCCGACCTCTGCGATGTCGAGTTATCTGAGCTCGACAGAAGCTCCCTTGAAAAGACAAACCACATCTCTCCCCTTAATTTCTCTGAACCCACTTCAGACAAAAGCACCAAAATCAGTCCAGCGGAGGACGGAGGCGAAGCCAAAGCAGACTGGACCGACGAACCAAAAGGAGAGAAATCGCTAAGCGAGGCTTCATCCGACGCCTACCACCCGAGGGACAGCATCGACGTCAGGTGGGACGAGGACGACGAGGACCGGCGGAGCACTCAGTCCGGGCGGAGCGTGAAAGAGGgggtgtgctgctgctgtcaggcCTTCAACAGGGGGTGTCTGCGGTGCGTGGAGGAGACGCCGGCCATGCTGTCCGGACTGGTGCTGTCTTTGGCCTTCTGTGTGGCCCTCATCGTCCTCATCCCCACCACAAGAAAg AATATTGCCGTCCATGTAGGAGCTCTGTCCGTTTTGTGCGTTGTTCTCTGTCTGAGCGCCATCCTGCTCGTCTGCCTGCCCTGGCTGGCCACAGTGAGGCGCTGCGGAGGAGCCCTGGCCCTCTTTGTCTGGGGCACTCTGTACATCACCGCCATAGTCTTCATCTTCACCGGGGGACCTGTCACTGCATGGGAACAG GTGgcgtttttccttttcctctctctgagcGTGTACACGGTTCTTCCTCTCTCCATGGCCTGGGCCCTCATGTTTGGGATTGGTACCAGCGTctcacacatcatcatcattagtgTCTACGTCCCTGTTACGAAACCAGAGACACCCGATCTGGCCGTCCAG CTGATCGCGAACGCCCTGCTCTTTGTGTGCGTGAACTGTGTCGGGATTTTCCACCTGTGGGTGACGGAGCGCGATCTCAGGGTCtccaatcagaagagagaagAGTTCAGCGTCATCCGCTCCCGGAAGGAAGTGCGGAAATATCAGCAG GAGCAGCTCCTCCTATCGGTGTTGCCACGTTACATCGCCATGGAGCTGAAAACGGAGGTGGTGAATAGGCTGACCAAGCCGACGGGCAACAATAAGAAGAACGAGTCCAACTTCAACAACTTCCACAGCCTCTACATACGGAAGCACAAAGACGTCAG catCCTGTACGCCGACATTGTGGGCTTCACAAAGCTGGCGAGCAGCTGCACGCCAGAGGAGCTGGTCGCCGTGCTCAACAAGCTCTTTGGCAGATTTGATGACATCGCCAAG AAGAACGGGTGTCTTCGCATTAAGATTTTGGGTGACTGCTACTACTGTGTATCCGGCCTGCCTGACCCCATTCCCACGCACGCAAAGAACTGTGTTCAGATGGGGCTGGACATGTGCACCGCCATCAG caaGCTGAGAGAGGCGACGGGGGTTGAGATCAGCATGCGGGTCGGGGTCCACACCGGCAACGTGCTCTGCGGTGTGATCGGCTTGCAGAAATGGCAGTACGACGTGTGGTCGCATGATGTCACGTTGGCCAATCACATGGAATCTGGAGGTCTACCtga GCGAGTCCACATCACAGAGGAGACGCTGCAGCACTTAAACGGAGCATACCAAGTGGAGCAGGGGGACGGGGGGAGTCGGGATCCTCTTCTTAAAGGGCGGAACACCTACCTGGTTCTCGACCCCCACAAGGCGCGCAGAATCTCCAGGAGACCTAAATCA GTAAACACTCTGGCGTCAGGTGAGCCCAGGCAGCGGGCATCGGTCCGGATGTCTCAGTACCTGCAGTCCTGGAGGACCATCCACCCTTTCGCAGACCTCAGCAACCCCGAAGCCACGCCCTCCAAGAAGAGAAAACTGCCCAGAAGCATCACCGATGTCATGAAGCAATCACATCCGTCTGCT gaaaGACCATCCTTCCAGAGCAACCTCTCCGG TTTGGATGTGGATAGTGGTGTCGTGGGAACACTGGACACTGTGGACAATAAACG GCGAAGGTTAAAGAAGCTCAACTGTTTCACCCTGCTGTTCAACGACCTGAGCCTGGAGAGACAG ttcCGCGTCTCAGAAGTTACAGGTTTACATCACTCCATGAGCTGCATCGCTCTGATCTTCGTCACCCTGTTCGCTGTTCAGATGCTCGTCTCTAAGAA TAACTTTGAGATGGCCGTGTCCTATGGTGTGACCTTCCCTGTCCTGGTGCTGCTTCTCTCCATCGCTTTCACTGGATACCTGgag aaatggcGTTCTAAGATGCCCGTGGGTGTCCAGTGGATTTCAGGGCTTTCCCGCGGTGTCTCCCGCCGGGTGGTGCTCAGACTCTTTGTGGTCGCTCTCCTCGTGCTGATGACTCTGCTTATGGCCTTTCTCAACCTT gtctTCCTGCCAGGAAACAACTGCACAGCGATCGTCAACAGGACAGAGCTGGAGGATCTGAAACTTTACACTGTGCCT TACTACCTGTACTGCTGCTTGCTGGCCATGCTGGGAGTGATCGTGTTCATCAGGACGTGCATGTCGGTGAAGACGCTGCTGCTCACGCTGGCCGTGGTGGTTTACCTCGCCCTCTTTCTGCACGTCTACGCCCCGAGGTCGTACTGCCTCATCGACCTGCTGTACCCAGACAACGGCACCAG gCCAGGAGTCCTAAAAGACCCTCAGATCATGTCCGGGGTTTGGCTTGTCATCTTTTACATCGTGTGCCTCATTCTGGCCAGACAG GACGAGCTCAGTTGCCGTGTAGACTTCTTGTTGGAGCGTTGTTTCGTCGcggagagggaggagatggagacCATGGAGAACGTCAACAAGCTCCTCCTTCAGAACGTGCTGCCGCTCCACGTCGCCTCCGTCTTCTTGGGGAAAACTATTCGCAACCAG gaCCTGTACAGTCAGTCatactcctgtgtgtgtgtgatgttcgCCTCGGTGCCAGAGTTCAAAGAGTTTTACAGCGAGAGCAGCGCCAACAGGGACGGGCTGGAGTGTCTGCGCCTCCTCAACGAGATCATATCGGACTTTGACGAG CTTCTGTCAAAGCCCAAATTCTGTTCAGTGGAGAAGATCAAGACGATCGGCAGCACGTACATGGCCGCCACAGGGCTGACGCAGTCACCTCAATGGGACGAAACAAAG AAAGTGGAAGTCTCCTACAGTCATGTGCGCTCCATGCTGGAGTTTGCCATCTCTCTGATGGGCAGACTGGAGCTCAtcaacacacactccttcaaCAGCTTCAAACTCAGGATCG GGATAAACCACGGGCCGGTGATCGCAGGCGTGATCGGCGCTAACAAACCTCAGTACGATATCTGGGGGAACTCGGTGAATGTGGCCAGCAGGATGGACAGTACAGGAGTGCTGGACAAGATACAG GTGACGGAGGAGACGGCCCAGATGGTGGAGAGCGTGGGATACAACGTCACCCTCCGAGGCGTGGTCCACGTCAAGGGGAAAGGAGATCTCACCACCTACTTTGTGAACACGGAGCAGTCGTCTCCTCAGTTCTGA